Proteins encoded by one window of Winogradskyella sp. PG-2:
- a CDS encoding TonB-dependent receptor has protein sequence MKTILKLFTMLFCVVTFAQTTVKGKIIDNTGLPLPGANIVVVGTSSGTISDFDGNYTLTLDQDPPFSIRVSYTGFEAQTIEITSNNQTVDVTLVEGNSLDEVVISASRTPERIFESPVTVERFGLKEIKNTASVDFYDGLENLKGVDINTNSLTFKSINTRGFATFANTRFMQLVDGMDNSAPALNFPLGNLLGMTETDVLSVELLPGASSALYGANAFNGILFMRSKSPFDHTGISAYIKRGITSQEAAGDNEYTDLGIRMAYKFSEKFAVKVNFGYLKGTDWVAANENDKLNRGLTRSDIDYDGINVYGDEVSTDINGVAQILEGLGLAPSGSSALVPSVNVSRTGYNERDLTNYNAESIKADWGLYFRPWENDFEIQYVGKVGSGNTIYQGANRYNIKGFFLQQHKIEIKNDNFFVRGYVTEDKAGDSYDMVFTGININRAWKDDNTWFGEYVSGYIGASLSGATDVAAHNAGRAAADTGRFLPGSAGFEAAFNRSINDPDLNTGSKFQDNSKIYHADANYNFGDMIDFAEVQVGGSYRRYRLNSFGTIYTDTDGPINYSEVGVYTQLQRSLELSESVELKLTGSLRYDKSELFDGFFSPRLSAGFTINDNHNIRASYQTGFRNPTTQDLYIGLDVGRAILIGGAANNPARDVRNYDLSATGQSIVGMTNLDVDGTGAYNNSFFASSVTDFAASGNPALLEVANSNLAQPEQVSSYELGYRGKFNGFIVDASAYYSQYQDFLANETVISPFYGDVALTQTLPNGTPLAVAAIASGDFQAYQTYTNSDADVNSYGAAIQVSKKVLGGFDLSANYTYAKLDFDTEANPDFRTNFNTPEHKVKMSFGKTELFKNFGFNTSWRWSDNFFWEASFGDGEVPAYHVLDAQINYRVPSLKSTFKLGATNLLQDEYFTAFGTGLIGSQYYVSWTINNL, from the coding sequence ATGAAGACAATCTTAAAGCTTTTCACAATGCTTTTTTGTGTGGTAACTTTTGCTCAAACCACTGTAAAAGGTAAAATTATTGACAATACTGGGTTACCCTTACCTGGTGCAAATATTGTCGTAGTAGGTACTAGTTCTGGTACTATTTCAGATTTTGACGGTAATTATACATTAACTCTAGATCAAGATCCACCATTTTCAATTCGTGTCAGTTACACAGGATTTGAAGCTCAAACTATTGAAATAACATCTAATAATCAAACTGTTGATGTTACTTTAGTAGAAGGTAATTCACTTGATGAAGTTGTAATTTCTGCCTCTCGTACACCTGAGCGTATTTTCGAATCGCCAGTTACTGTAGAACGATTTGGACTTAAAGAAATTAAAAACACAGCATCTGTAGACTTTTATGATGGTTTAGAAAACCTTAAAGGTGTTGATATTAATACTAATAGTTTAACCTTTAAATCTATAAACACAAGAGGTTTTGCAACATTTGCAAATACACGTTTTATGCAGTTAGTAGACGGAATGGATAATTCTGCACCAGCTCTTAACTTCCCGCTAGGAAATTTATTAGGTATGACAGAAACAGATGTATTAAGTGTAGAACTTCTTCCAGGAGCTTCTTCTGCGCTTTACGGAGCAAATGCCTTTAATGGTATTTTGTTTATGCGAAGTAAAAGTCCTTTCGATCACACTGGTATTAGTGCATACATAAAAAGAGGTATTACATCTCAAGAAGCAGCTGGTGATAATGAGTATACTGATTTAGGTATTAGAATGGCATACAAATTCAGTGAAAAATTCGCAGTAAAGGTGAATTTCGGATATTTAAAAGGAACGGATTGGGTTGCAGCTAATGAAAATGACAAGCTTAATCGTGGACTTACTAGATCAGACATTGATTACGATGGTATTAATGTTTATGGAGATGAGGTAAGTACTGATATCAATGGAGTTGCGCAAATACTTGAAGGTTTAGGTTTAGCACCTTCAGGTTCTTCAGCCTTAGTGCCTTCTGTAAATGTTAGTAGAACAGGTTACAACGAAAGAGATTTAACTAACTATAATGCTGAAAGTATTAAAGCAGATTGGGGATTATATTTCCGTCCTTGGGAAAATGATTTCGAAATTCAATATGTTGGTAAAGTTGGTTCTGGTAACACAATTTATCAAGGAGCTAACAGATATAACATTAAAGGCTTCTTTTTACAGCAACATAAAATAGAAATTAAAAACGATAACTTCTTCGTAAGAGGTTACGTCACTGAAGATAAAGCTGGTGATTCTTATGATATGGTATTTACTGGTATTAATATAAATAGAGCTTGGAAAGATGATAACACTTGGTTTGGTGAATATGTTTCTGGCTACATAGGTGCAAGTTTAAGTGGTGCTACAGACGTTGCAGCTCACAATGCGGGTAGAGCTGCTGCAGATACTGGTCGTTTTTTACCAGGTTCTGCCGGATTCGAAGCTGCTTTTAATAGAAGTATAAATGATCCTGACTTAAACACAGGTTCTAAATTCCAAGATAATTCTAAAATTTATCATGCCGATGCCAATTATAATTTTGGTGATATGATTGACTTTGCCGAAGTACAAGTAGGCGGATCTTACAGAAGATATCGTTTAAATTCTTTCGGTACTATTTATACAGATACTGATGGACCTATTAATTATTCAGAAGTTGGGGTTTATACTCAATTACAAAGATCATTAGAGTTATCAGAAAGCGTAGAGCTTAAATTAACTGGGTCTTTACGTTATGATAAATCTGAACTTTTTGACGGATTCTTTTCACCAAGACTATCTGCAGGTTTTACTATAAATGATAATCATAATATAAGAGCTTCTTACCAAACAGGATTTAGAAACCCAACAACCCAAGATTTATATATTGGTTTAGATGTAGGGCGTGCAATTTTAATTGGTGGTGCTGCTAATAACCCTGCAAGAGATGTAAGAAATTATGACTTAAGTGCTACAGGTCAATCTATTGTAGGAATGACGAATTTAGATGTTGATGGTACTGGTGCATATAATAATTCTTTCTTTGCATCTTCCGTAACAGATTTTGCTGCCTCTGGAAACCCAGCTTTATTAGAAGTTGCTAATTCTAACCTTGCTCAACCTGAACAGGTAAGTTCTTATGAATTAGGGTATCGTGGTAAGTTTAATGGCTTTATTGTTGATGCTTCTGCTTATTACAGCCAATATCAAGACTTTTTAGCAAATGAAACTGTAATTTCTCCTTTTTATGGAGATGTTGCTTTAACTCAAACGCTTCCTAATGGAACACCTTTAGCAGTAGCTGCTATAGCTAGTGGAGATTTTCAAGCCTATCAAACATATACAAATTCAGATGCTGATGTAAATTCTTATGGAGCTGCAATTCAAGTATCTAAAAAAGTACTAGGTGGTTTTGATCTCAGTGCAAATTATACGTACGCAAAATTAGATTTTGATACAGAAGCTAATCCTGATTTCAGAACAAACTTCAATACACCAGAACACAAAGTTAAAATGTCTTTCGGTAAAACAGAATTGTTTAAGAATTTTGGTTTTAATACCTCTTGGAGATGGAGTGATAATTTCTTCTGGGAAGCATCTTTTGGTGATGGAGAAGTGCCTGCATACCATGTTCTAGATGCTCAAATAAATTATAGAGTTCCAAGTTTAAAATCAACATTTAAGCTCGGTGCAAC
- the glmS gene encoding glutamine--fructose-6-phosphate transaminase (isomerizing), which translates to MCGIVGYIGHRKAYPIVIKGLQRLEYRGYDSAGIALFDGNNIKLSKTKGKVSDLKERLESEISTDGTLGIGHTRWATHGVPNDVNSHPHYSNSGDLVIIHNGIIENYDSLKKELLKRGYTFQSDTDTEVLVNLIEDVKKNENIKLGKAVQIALNQVVGAYAIAVFDKNKPNEIVVARLGSPLAIGIGEDEFFIASDASPFIEYTKNAVYLEDEEMAIIRRGKKIKVRKINNDSLVDPYIQELQLNLEQIEKGGYDHFMLKEIYEQPEAILDTFRGRLLSNEALVKLAGVEDNMKKFLAADRIIVVACGTSWHAGLVSEYIFEDLARIPVEVEYASEFRYRNPVITEKDVVIAISQSGETADTLAAIKLAKSKGAFVFGVCNVVGSSIARETHAGAYTHAGPEIGVASTKAFTTQITVLTLIALRLARAKGTISSSEFRHHLIELETIPSKVEKALKSDAYVQTVADIYKDATNFLYLGRGFNFPVALEGALKLKEISYIHAEGYPAAEMKHGPIALIDENMPIVVIATKKGHYEKVVSNIQEIKSRKGKIIGIVTEGDKSVKELADHVIEVPETIECLTPLLTTIPLQLLSYHIAVMLDKNVDQPRNLAKSVTVE; encoded by the coding sequence ATGTGTGGAATTGTTGGATATATTGGCCATAGAAAGGCCTATCCTATTGTAATTAAAGGACTACAGAGATTAGAATATCGTGGTTATGATAGTGCAGGTATTGCACTTTTTGACGGTAACAATATTAAACTCTCAAAAACTAAAGGAAAAGTATCTGACCTCAAAGAAAGATTAGAATCTGAAATCTCAACAGATGGAACTTTAGGTATAGGACATACGCGCTGGGCAACACATGGCGTGCCAAATGATGTCAATTCTCATCCTCATTATTCGAATTCTGGTGATTTAGTAATAATTCATAATGGAATCATTGAAAATTATGACTCTTTAAAAAAAGAATTATTAAAACGTGGTTACACGTTTCAGTCTGATACAGATACTGAAGTATTAGTAAATCTTATCGAAGATGTAAAGAAAAATGAGAATATAAAACTTGGTAAGGCTGTACAAATTGCTTTAAACCAAGTTGTAGGTGCATATGCCATAGCTGTTTTCGATAAGAATAAACCAAATGAGATTGTTGTTGCAAGATTAGGTAGCCCTTTGGCTATTGGTATTGGTGAAGATGAATTCTTCATTGCTAGTGATGCTTCTCCATTTATTGAATACACAAAAAATGCTGTTTATTTAGAGGATGAAGAAATGGCGATTATAAGAAGAGGGAAAAAAATAAAAGTAAGAAAAATAAATAACGATTCTCTCGTTGATCCATACATTCAAGAACTACAACTAAATTTAGAACAAATTGAAAAAGGTGGCTATGATCACTTTATGCTTAAAGAAATTTATGAGCAACCTGAAGCCATTCTAGATACATTTAGAGGTCGTTTACTAAGTAACGAAGCTTTAGTAAAACTAGCTGGTGTTGAGGATAATATGAAAAAATTCCTTGCCGCAGATAGAATCATTGTTGTAGCGTGTGGTACATCATGGCATGCAGGCCTAGTTTCAGAATACATTTTTGAGGATTTAGCAAGAATCCCCGTTGAAGTAGAATATGCCTCTGAATTTAGATATAGAAACCCTGTAATTACGGAGAAAGACGTTGTTATAGCTATTTCTCAATCTGGTGAAACTGCGGATACCTTAGCTGCTATTAAACTAGCAAAATCTAAAGGTGCTTTTGTTTTTGGTGTATGTAATGTCGTAGGATCTTCTATTGCTAGAGAAACGCACGCTGGCGCTTATACTCATGCTGGTCCAGAAATTGGAGTAGCATCTACAAAGGCATTTACTACGCAAATTACTGTATTGACATTAATTGCATTGCGTTTAGCAAGAGCTAAAGGAACCATATCAAGTTCAGAATTTAGGCATCATCTAATTGAATTGGAAACCATCCCAAGTAAAGTTGAAAAAGCATTGAAGTCTGATGCTTATGTTCAAACTGTTGCAGATATATATAAAGATGCAACTAATTTCCTGTATTTAGGCCGTGGATTTAATTTCCCTGTTGCGTTAGAAGGTGCGTTAAAATTAAAAGAGATTTCATACATACATGCAGAAGGCTATCCAGCTGCAGAAATGAAGCATGGCCCAATTGCATTAATCGATGAAAACATGCCAATTGTTGTAATAGCTACAAAAAAAGGGCACTACGAAAAAGTTGTAAGTAATATTCAAGAAATTAAATCTAGAAAAGGTAAAATTATTGGTATTGTAACTGAAGGAGATAAAAGTGTAAAAGAATTAGCAGATCATGTCATTGAGGTACCTGAGACTATAGAATGTCTTACTCCACTTCTTACAACTATACCTTTACAATTATTATCCTATCACATAGCAGTGATGTTAGATAAAAATGTAGATCAACCGAGAAATTTAGCCAAATCAGTTACCGTTGAATAA
- a CDS encoding DUF4270 domain-containing protein translates to MKRNKFALQISIFGLIILSFIACDKDFANLDSDIINQENATNFDILSIGETNPEFTEVITYTQALGPVQTNGLGLNTLGVYDDLYGRTTSTFVTQVTPSTFAPDFGDGVSIDSVVLKIPYFNVATEVEDDGTIIYEIDSVIGRNPIKLSLFESNYFIRDFDPNGEFDDNQNYFSNKTASDEEVISDAVLEGEELIFVDYNEETQEYDPVGNVIDINDTGYVLTEPDNDEDEDEDPQVLLREPPGLRIMLDPTYWHNKIIAKEGEPELSDANNFTEYFRGLYFKAEPVNDEGSFLILNIGALTSHITIYYTRLTASTTDEEDETEQGTYQISFGSSRINFMDNNYTMPINDGDPLTGDSRIYLKGGQGSLAKIKLFNGDDIDDTDDLTFEQWKDFFVETEDGKFVKSKRLVNEANLVFYVDQDLVQDGEPNRIYLYDIENKTPLTDYYLDTSLGSLPSFSIINHLGPLQRVDDEPDGNGIKYKLKITEHINNLLLRDSTNVELGLSVSINVNLEEILLQREVLTNDDSELTSPTSSVISPRGTVLHGNTTEDDSKKVYLEIYYTEPNN, encoded by the coding sequence ATGAAAAGAAATAAATTTGCCCTTCAGATTTCAATATTTGGATTAATTATCTTAAGTTTCATTGCTTGCGATAAAGACTTTGCCAATCTAGATTCTGATATCATTAATCAAGAAAACGCCACTAATTTTGACATCTTATCAATCGGTGAAACTAATCCTGAATTTACAGAGGTTATAACCTACACTCAAGCTTTAGGTCCTGTTCAAACAAATGGTTTAGGTCTAAACACATTAGGAGTTTATGACGATTTATATGGAAGAACTACATCTACCTTCGTAACACAAGTTACTCCAAGTACTTTTGCTCCCGATTTTGGAGATGGTGTTTCAATAGATTCAGTGGTCCTTAAAATTCCTTATTTCAATGTTGCTACTGAAGTAGAAGATGATGGTACAATCATATACGAAATTGATTCCGTAATTGGTAGAAATCCAATAAAATTAAGTCTTTTTGAGAGTAATTATTTTATTAGAGATTTTGATCCTAATGGAGAATTTGATGATAATCAAAATTATTTCTCAAATAAAACGGCATCTGATGAAGAAGTAATTTCTGATGCAGTATTAGAAGGTGAAGAATTAATCTTTGTAGACTATAATGAAGAGACTCAAGAGTATGACCCTGTTGGCAATGTTATTGATATAAATGACACGGGTTATGTTTTAACAGAACCAGACAATGACGAAGACGAAGATGAAGATCCTCAGGTTTTATTGAGAGAGCCACCTGGTTTAAGAATTATGTTAGATCCGACTTACTGGCATAATAAAATTATAGCAAAAGAAGGAGAGCCTGAGTTAAGTGATGCAAATAATTTTACTGAATATTTTAGAGGCCTTTATTTTAAAGCAGAACCTGTAAATGATGAGGGTAGTTTTTTAATTTTAAATATAGGAGCACTTACATCTCATATTACTATTTATTACACAAGACTTACGGCTTCAACTACAGACGAGGAAGATGAAACTGAGCAAGGTACATATCAAATAAGTTTTGGCTCTAGTAGAATTAACTTCATGGATAACAATTATACTATGCCCATTAATGATGGTGATCCTCTAACTGGAGATAGTAGAATTTACTTAAAAGGTGGACAAGGTTCATTAGCAAAAATCAAACTTTTTAATGGAGATGATATAGATGATACAGACGACCTAACCTTTGAGCAATGGAAAGACTTCTTTGTTGAAACTGAGGATGGTAAATTTGTAAAATCTAAACGTCTAGTCAATGAAGCAAATCTTGTATTCTATGTTGACCAAGATTTAGTGCAGGATGGCGAACCTAATCGCATTTATTTGTATGATATAGAGAATAAAACACCATTAACCGATTATTATTTAGATACTAGCCTTGGAAGTTTACCTTCGTTTTCAATTATTAACCATCTTGGACCGTTACAACGTGTTGATGATGAACCTGATGGAAACGGAATTAAATACAAATTAAAGATTACCGAACATATTAATAATTTATTATTAAGAGATTCTACTAATGTTGAACTGGGTTTATCTGTTTCCATAAATGTGAATTTAGAAGAAATACTTCTTCAAAGAGAAGTTTTAACTAATGACGACTCTGAATTAACATCACCAACAAGTTCGGTAATATCACCAAGAGGTACAGTATTGCATGGTAACACTACTGAAGATGATAGTAAAAAAGTGTATTTAGAAATATATTACACAGAACCCAATAACTAA
- a CDS encoding glycogen/starch synthase gives MKDKRILYISSEVVPYLPETEISSMSFEAPRMVNKQGGQIRIFMPRFGNINERRHQLHEVIRLSGINLVINDLDMPLIIKVASIPKERIQVYFIDNEDYFKRKATLTDEDGNLFPDNDERAIFFAKGVIETVKKLNWAPDIIHVNGWLASLLPLYLKEFYKTEPLFTESKIVTSVYNQSFEGTLDKDMLNKVNFDELDADATKLLEKPDYINLMKIAIDNSDAIIRGSQELPKELDTYISELTKPVLDFYSIEEFADPYTEFYTNTVLNS, from the coding sequence ATGAAAGATAAACGAATATTGTATATATCCTCTGAAGTAGTTCCATATTTACCAGAAACTGAGATTTCTTCAATGTCATTTGAAGCACCAAGGATGGTAAACAAACAAGGAGGCCAAATACGAATATTTATGCCTCGCTTTGGTAATATTAATGAAAGAAGACATCAATTACATGAAGTTATTAGACTTTCTGGTATCAACTTGGTGATTAATGACCTAGATATGCCATTAATTATTAAAGTAGCATCTATACCAAAAGAGCGTATTCAGGTTTATTTTATTGATAATGAAGATTACTTTAAAAGAAAAGCGACATTAACTGACGAAGATGGAAATCTATTTCCAGATAATGACGAACGCGCAATTTTCTTTGCGAAAGGTGTAATAGAGACTGTTAAAAAACTGAATTGGGCACCAGATATTATTCATGTTAATGGGTGGTTAGCTTCCCTGCTACCATTGTATTTAAAAGAGTTCTACAAAACAGAGCCCTTATTTACAGAAAGTAAAATAGTAACATCTGTATACAATCAAAGTTTTGAAGGCACGTTAGATAAAGACATGCTTAACAAAGTTAATTTTGATGAATTAGATGCTGATGCTACTAAACTTTTAGAAAAACCAGACTACATCAACTTAATGAAAATTGCTATTGATAATTCTGACGCTATAATTAGAGGCTCTCAAGAATTACCAAAAGAATTAGATACTTATATAAGCGAATTAACAAAACCTGTATTAGATTTTTATTCTATTGAAGAATTTGCAGATCCATATACAGAGTTTTACACAAATACTGTTTTAAACAGTTAG
- the panC gene encoding pantoate--beta-alanine ligase, producing MKKFLNKTELSYHITSLKAKGLSVGFVPTMGALHNGHLSLVNKGLSQTDIIVVSIFVNPTQFDNQEDLVKYPRTLDADVELLKTVSDTTIIVYAPTVEDIYGDNIESQSFTFDGLEHEMEGAFRDGHFDGVGTIVKRLLEIVKPNYVYFGEKDFQQLQIIRKLVELNDIPVKIVGCSIHRAEDGLAMSSRNARLTPEHRTRAPFIYKTLKTAKTKFGTKSAQKVTEWVEVQFKKQPLLELEYFIIADTTTLKPVKRKSTKKTYRAFIAVYAGDIRLIDNIALK from the coding sequence TTGAAAAAATTTCTTAATAAAACTGAATTATCATACCATATCACAAGCTTAAAAGCTAAAGGACTATCAGTTGGGTTTGTGCCAACAATGGGAGCACTTCATAATGGTCATTTGTCACTAGTTAATAAAGGCTTGAGTCAAACTGATATTATAGTAGTTAGTATTTTTGTTAATCCTACCCAATTTGATAATCAAGAAGATCTTGTTAAATACCCAAGAACTCTAGATGCAGATGTGGAATTGCTAAAAACAGTGAGTGATACAACTATTATAGTTTATGCTCCAACTGTAGAAGATATATATGGTGATAATATAGAGTCTCAATCTTTCACTTTTGATGGTTTAGAGCATGAAATGGAAGGAGCGTTTAGAGATGGTCATTTTGATGGTGTTGGAACCATAGTGAAACGTTTATTAGAAATTGTTAAACCAAATTATGTCTATTTTGGAGAAAAGGATTTTCAGCAATTACAGATCATTAGAAAACTGGTTGAGTTAAATGACATTCCTGTAAAAATAGTTGGTTGCTCAATACACAGAGCAGAAGATGGTTTAGCAATGAGTTCTAGAAATGCAAGACTAACTCCAGAGCATAGAACTAGAGCACCTTTTATTTATAAGACACTTAAAACTGCCAAAACAAAGTTTGGCACAAAAAGTGCTCAGAAAGTTACGGAATGGGTTGAAGTGCAATTTAAAAAACAGCCACTTTTAGAGCTTGAGTATTTTATAATTGCAGATACAACAACCTTAAAACCAGTAAAAAGAAAATCAACAAAAAAGACATATAGAGCGTTTATAGCTGTATATGCAGGTGATATAAGATTAATAGATAATATCGCTTTAAAATAA
- the panD gene encoding aspartate 1-decarboxylase, producing MQIQVVKSKIHRVKVTGADLNYIGSITIDEDLMEAANIIQGEKVQIVNNDNGERLETYCIPGPRNSGEITLNGAAARKVSVGDTLILITYAFMDIEEAKVFKPSLVFPDEATNLLK from the coding sequence ATGCAAATTCAAGTTGTAAAATCTAAGATTCATCGTGTAAAAGTTACAGGTGCAGACCTTAATTATATTGGCAGTATAACCATTGATGAAGACCTCATGGAAGCCGCTAATATTATACAAGGAGAGAAAGTTCAGATTGTAAATAACGACAATGGTGAACGTTTGGAAACCTATTGTATTCCAGGTCCTAGAAATAGTGGCGAAATAACTCTAAATGGAGCTGCTGCTCGTAAAGTGTCTGTTGGAGATACACTTATACTTATCACTTATGCGTTTATGGATATTGAAGAGGCAAAAGTATTTAAACCTTCTTTAGTATTCCCAGATGAGGCGACTAATCTTCTAAAATAA
- a CDS encoding YbhN family protein, translating to MSKSKPILKVILPLLLGVVLVWYSLSQISLPTLFQYFKDANYTWVILGLCFGVLSHLSRAYRWLFMVEPLGYQPKFLNSFMAVYSAYLINFTIPRAGEIARASILMNYEDIPFDRGFGTIVAERIADTIMLLLIIALALFLEFEFIYNFFAEKFNPLTLVMGILILAFIVIIFFLFLKKSKSKFTLKLKGFVSGLIEGALSIFKMKKKWAFIFHTIFIWVMYVSMFYVTTFALPELSNISMAAVLIGFILASFSIAATNGGIGSFPESIVIAFTSFNMLEDPSRAFGWIMWSTQTLGIIIIGGISLIYLPIYNRKKTDI from the coding sequence TTGAGTAAATCTAAACCCATCCTAAAAGTTATATTACCGTTACTCTTAGGAGTTGTTTTGGTATGGTATTCGTTATCTCAGATTTCACTACCAACTTTGTTTCAATATTTTAAAGATGCTAATTATACCTGGGTAATCCTTGGATTGTGTTTTGGTGTTTTAAGCCATCTATCTAGAGCATATCGTTGGTTGTTTATGGTAGAGCCCTTAGGTTATCAGCCAAAATTCCTGAATAGTTTTATGGCAGTATACTCTGCCTACTTAATTAATTTTACAATACCAAGAGCTGGTGAAATTGCTAGAGCTTCAATTTTAATGAATTATGAAGATATTCCTTTTGATAGAGGGTTTGGGACTATTGTAGCAGAGCGTATTGCTGATACTATTATGTTATTATTAATAATAGCATTAGCACTCTTTTTAGAATTTGAATTTATTTATAATTTCTTCGCAGAGAAATTCAATCCGTTAACACTAGTAATGGGTATACTTATATTAGCATTTATAGTAATCATATTCTTTTTATTTCTTAAAAAGAGTAAATCTAAGTTTACTTTAAAATTGAAAGGATTTGTTTCTGGATTAATTGAAGGCGCCTTAAGTATTTTTAAGATGAAAAAGAAATGGGCTTTTATATTTCATACTATATTTATTTGGGTAATGTATGTTTCAATGTTTTATGTGACAACATTTGCTTTGCCCGAATTAAGTAATATATCTATGGCTGCTGTTTTAATTGGTTTTATTTTAGCAAGCTTTAGTATTGCTGCTACTAATGGTGGTATTGGGTCATTTCCTGAATCCATTGTTATAGCGTTTACATCATTTAATATGTTAGAAGATCCTAGTAGAGCTTTTGGTTGGATTATGTGGTCAACACAAACACTTGGAATTATAATAATTGGCGGAATATCTTTAATTTACCTTCCTATATACAACAGAAAGAAAACCGATATCTAG
- a CDS encoding alpha/beta hydrolase codes for MALNLQAQAIYETIDSYKLDGKRELKIQLPRNYDPEAKLDYPLVIVLDGDYLFEPVAGNIDYQAYWEDIPDCIVVGIKQGATREDDFYYDNDTFFPSHEGADFYEFMGAELLPYIEENYKISDFRIIVGHDLGANFINYFLFKDQPLFRAYINLSPDLAPEMVKRLKERLSNLQQETFYYLATADEDIKALNAAIKDADANINVIENPKLHYKFDNFVDANHYSLVGRGIPKALNEIFALYKPISGKEYSEKLLTFEGSPYEYLIKKYEDIEYFYGFEKKLIENDIRAIAAACNKKDDLESLEQLSKLVKKEFPKSMLSAYYLGVYHEKEGNLKKALQRYKSGLLLEPSQFIDKEVMLEKMYDVQDEMKN; via the coding sequence ATGGCTTTGAACCTCCAAGCTCAGGCAATTTATGAAACAATTGATTCATACAAACTCGATGGCAAGCGCGAACTTAAGATTCAATTACCTAGAAATTATGATCCTGAAGCTAAACTTGATTATCCATTAGTTATAGTTCTTGATGGGGACTATTTATTTGAGCCTGTTGCAGGAAATATAGATTACCAAGCATATTGGGAAGATATTCCAGATTGTATTGTTGTGGGTATTAAGCAAGGAGCTACAAGAGAAGATGATTTTTACTACGATAATGATACATTTTTCCCTTCACATGAAGGAGCAGACTTTTATGAGTTTATGGGGGCAGAGTTATTACCTTATATAGAGGAGAATTATAAAATTTCAGATTTTAGAATTATAGTTGGACATGATTTAGGGGCTAACTTTATTAACTATTTTTTGTTTAAAGATCAACCTCTTTTTAGAGCTTACATAAATTTGAGTCCAGATTTAGCTCCAGAAATGGTAAAACGATTAAAAGAACGTTTATCTAATTTACAACAAGAGACTTTTTATTACTTGGCCACTGCAGATGAAGATATAAAAGCATTAAATGCCGCTATTAAAGATGCTGATGCTAACATTAATGTAATAGAAAACCCAAAGTTACATTATAAGTTTGATAATTTTGTAGATGCTAACCATTATTCTTTAGTAGGCCGAGGAATCCCTAAAGCACTCAATGAGATATTTGCTCTATACAAGCCAATTAGTGGTAAAGAATATAGTGAAAAACTCCTCACCTTTGAAGGTTCTCCCTATGAATACTTGATAAAGAAGTATGAGGATATTGAATACTTCTATGGATTTGAGAAAAAATTAATTGAGAACGATATTAGAGCAATTGCAGCAGCCTGTAATAAAAAAGATGACCTTGAATCTTTAGAGCAACTATCAAAATTGGTAAAAAAAGAGTTTCCAAAATCTATGTTAAGTGCTTATTATTTGGGTGTGTACCATGAAAAAGAAGGAAATCTTAAAAAAGCTTTACAGCGATATAAATCTGGTTTGCTTTTAGAGCCTTCTCAGTTTATAGATAAAGAGGTGATGCTCGAAAAAATGTACGATGTGCAAGATGAGATGAAAAATTAA